Part of the Candidatus Effluviviaceae Genus V sp. genome is shown below.
GGAGCAGATGACCGTGGTCGAGCCCAGGGTCTCGACGGCCGTCAGACGACGGATGATCGCGTTCCGGCCGGCCATGCGGCGGAGTCCGAGCGCCAGGGCCACCGTGATGGCCGCCGGCAGACCCTCCGGGATGGCCGAGACAGCCACGGCCACGGCGAAGAGGAGCATGTCGAGCATCCCGTGACCTCCGAGAAGCCCGAGCACGAACACGAGCGCCGCGAGAGCTATCCCGACAACACCCAGAACGACACCGAGCCGGTGCATGCGCCTCTGGAGCGGCGTCTCCTCCCGCCCCGTCGCGCGCACCTCGCCGGCGATCTCGCCGATCTCGGTCTGCATGCCGGTCGCCACGACGACGGCCCTGCCCTGCCCGCCCGTCACGCTGGTGGACATGAAGACCATGCTCGTGCGGTCGCCGAGCGGCGTGTCCCCGTCCACGGGATCGGACCCCTTCGTCTCGGGCTCGGACTCTCCGGTCAGCGACGACTCGTCGACCCGAAGTTCGTTGCTCTCAAGGAGCCGTGCGTCGGCGGCCACGCGATCGCCCGCCGTCAGAAGAAGGACATCTCCCGGAACGACCTCGGCCGCCTCGACCTGCTGTGCCCGTCCGTCCCGCAGGACGCGGGCGACCGGCGCCGCCATCTGCCGCAGGGCCTCGAGCGCGCCCTCGGCCCGCCACTCTTGGATGAAACCGAGGACCGTGTTGAGGACGACGACGCCGACGATGACGCCGGCATCGACGAGCTTCCCGGCGACGAGCGAAACGCCGGCTGCTCCTGCGAGGAGATAGATGAGCGGGCTCCTGAGCTGCCTGAGGAGCAGCGTCAGAGGCCCGGCGCCCTCCTCTGTCGCGAGGGCGTTGGGACCGTGCCGCTCGAGCCGTCGCCGCGCGTTCTCAGCGCTCAGGCCATCGGGGGAGCTGTCCAGCCTGTCCACGACCTCGTCTGCAACGAGGTCGTGGGCTGTCCATCCATTCACGGGTCGTGACATGGTGGTCCTTCCGGCAGCCTCTGATCATCCGGGGATGTCTTGAGCCCGACATCCCTCCGCGCGGAGTTCCCGTCCGCCTCGGAAAACGCCCGGCGTGGATTTCCAGCACAATCTCACATTGCACGAACCGCTCGGACATTGATAGTCTCAAGTGGCAACCGTCCGCGACCGCGGACAGGGAGGTGGCGTGGGTCTCAGAAAGAACCTCGGGCTGATTCACGTCTTCAGCATT
Proteins encoded:
- a CDS encoding HAD-IC family P-type ATPase codes for the protein MSRPVNGWTAHDLVADEVVDRLDSSPDGLSAENARRRLERHGPNALATEEGAGPLTLLLRQLRSPLIYLLAGAAGVSLVAGKLVDAGVIVGVVVLNTVLGFIQEWRAEGALEALRQMAAPVARVLRDGRAQQVEAAEVVPGDVLLLTAGDRVAADARLLESNELRVDESSLTGESEPETKGSDPVDGDTPLGDRTSMVFMSTSVTGGQGRAVVVATGMQTEIGEIAGEVRATGREETPLQRRMHRLGVVLGVVGIALAALVFVLGLLGGHGMLDMLLFAVAVAVSAIPEGLPAAITVALALGLRRMAGRNAIIRRLTAVETLGSTTVICS